Proteins encoded by one window of Pirellulales bacterium:
- a CDS encoding SRPBCC domain-containing protein, which translates to MKPEIKTIVLELMRTIPATAIEAFDGWLDPACPGTPWNEAEKLILDPKVDGLYYWLFINEAGEQKPHYGRFTLVDRPSKVQYTWMSLHTRGLESLVTVTFQKKGEDTHMTLRHENLPDDEYGRGHERGWAHLLSQFADRFPRHRKQP; encoded by the coding sequence ATGAAACCAGAGATAAAAACGATCGTGCTGGAACTCATGCGCACGATTCCAGCCACGGCGATCGAGGCGTTCGACGGGTGGCTTGATCCCGCGTGCCCGGGCACTCCCTGGAACGAGGCCGAGAAGCTAATTCTCGACCCCAAAGTAGACGGCCTGTACTATTGGCTATTTATCAACGAGGCGGGCGAACAAAAGCCCCATTACGGACGATTCACCCTCGTCGATCGGCCATCGAAGGTGCAATACACCTGGATGTCGCTCCATACGCGCGGTCTCGAATCGCTGGTGACCGTAACCTTTCAAAAAAAGGGGGAGGACACTCATATGACTCTTCGTCACGAAAATCTGCCGGATGACGAGTACGGACGAGGTCACGAGCGGGGCTGGGCTCACCTTTTGAGCCAGTTTGCAGATCGATTTCCGCGCCATCGTAAGCAGCCCTGA
- a CDS encoding metalloregulator ArsR/SmtB family transcription factor → MVQILNTWVDFKQARSPGDAHRAATGFCNTRRVDIRLSAAFPMACDAADVRLPTTCCAMTDRWAILRTDQLSNVLTAISHPSRRAIIGQLAAGPARFTDIAKPFDLSLNAITKHLKLLERAGLISREKQGREVLISFRPEPLRLVSGWVHEYEQFWSEHLDRFEGFFKDKRKKKR, encoded by the coding sequence TTGGTCCAAATCCTGAATACCTGGGTCGATTTCAAACAGGCACGAAGTCCCGGCGATGCGCACCGTGCGGCAACCGGTTTTTGCAATACTCGCCGGGTCGATATCAGGCTGTCGGCGGCTTTCCCAATGGCGTGCGACGCCGCCGATGTCCGGCTTCCAACAACTTGTTGTGCGATGACAGATAGGTGGGCAATATTGCGTACGGATCAGCTATCAAATGTCCTGACGGCAATTTCACACCCCTCACGGCGGGCCATCATCGGACAACTCGCGGCCGGACCCGCACGGTTTACCGATATCGCCAAGCCGTTCGATTTGTCGCTCAACGCGATTACAAAACACCTCAAACTTTTGGAGCGTGCGGGGTTGATTTCGCGCGAAAAGCAAGGGCGCGAAGTGCTCATTTCATTCCGCCCTGAACCGCTACGGCTCGTTTCCGGATGGGTGCATGAATACGAGCAGTTTTGGAGCGAGCATTTGGACCGCTTCGAGGGATTTTTCAAGGACAAAAGAAAGAAGAAGCGATGA